From the Microtus ochrogaster isolate Prairie Vole_2 unplaced genomic scaffold, MicOch1.0 UNK16, whole genome shotgun sequence genome, one window contains:
- the LOC102002525 gene encoding paired immunoglobulin-like type 2 receptor beta — protein sequence MALLVSFPGGIRALVWVLLLLLPAACLQAGHSAGSNRKRLYGVNPPARLSDVQGGSIEIPFSFYFPWELAKDPQMRILWRWKNFIGEPIYNASSGFIHAHFKDRLILNWTQPQTSGVLRILDLQEKNQNKYFCQVYLNTGEGRKILKSADGTQLIITHAVSTTMQSPSIVTSAVTTAGLEDTEGQRNPSLVNLGTIIGVVVATAVLITPVYVMMIFLWWKQR from the exons ATGGCGCTGCTGGTCTCATTTCCTGGAGGGATTCGAGCATTGGTTTGggtcctgcttctgctgctgccagCAGCATGCCTGCAAGCTG GGCACTCAGCAGGATCCAACAGAAAAAGACTGTATGGGGTGAACCCACCAGCACGCCTCTCTGATGTCCAGGGCGGCTCCATCGAGATCCCCTTCTCCTTCTACTTCCCCTGGGAGTTGGCAAAGGATCCACAGATGAGGATTCTCTGGAGATGGAAGAACTTCATTGGGGAGCCTATCTACAACGCCTCCTCGGGTTTCATACACGCCCATTTTAAGGACAGGCTCATCCTGAACTGGACACAGCCTCAGACATCTGGAGTCCTCAGAATCCTAGACCTTCAGGAAAAGAACCAGAACAAATACTTCTGTCAAGTTTATCTGAACacaggagaaggcaggaagattttGAAGTCAGCCGATGGGACCCAACTGATCATCACTCACG CAGTCAGCACCACCATGCAGAGCCCCTCCATCGTCACCTCTGCAGTCACCACGGCTGGCCTGGAGGACACAGAGGGCCAGAGGAATCCTTCACTTGTGAACCTAGGAACCATTattggggtggtggtggccacGGCTGTGCTCATAACCCCCGTCTATGTGATGATGATCTTCCTCTGGTGGAAGCAAAGGTGA